Genomic window (Desulfuromonadales bacterium):
CGAGTATTTGCAGGACCGCGAGGACTACCTGCTCGGCATCGCCCGCCTCGAAGAAGGCGGCAAACGCTTTACCCTCGAAGAGGTGGAGAAGAAGCTTGGCCTGGAGCGTTGAGTTCCAGGCCCAGGCCCTGGAGGACCTGCGGCGGCTGGATAAGTCCCTCGCCTTCGGCACCCGCACCCTCCCCGCCGAATTCAGCCTCGATCAAGCCCTCGCCTCCCTCCTTGCCGCCTCCGCAGAAGATGCTACCCTAAATAATATCGCGCCTTTCCTCCTCCCTCGACCAGGAGACGCTCATCGAGGCGCGTCACTAGCAGGGGCACGACTCCAGGCAGCGCTGCCTGCTCGGCTCCTGCCCCACTCTGAGCACGGGCAATCTCCCGGCAAAGGATGCCATGTCCCGGAAGCGCACCCTTTTTCTTTCCCTGACGGCGGCAGTGCTCCTGGCCCTGGCGGCCGCGGCGCTGCTCGTCACCCGCATCGAC
Coding sequences:
- a CDS encoding ribbon-helix-helix domain-containing protein, coding for MIGLRDPELEKRLENLAKATGRSKSFYVREAIAEYLQDREDYLLGIARLEEGGKRFTLEEVEKKLGLER